One genomic region from Pseudomonas hormoni encodes:
- a CDS encoding EAL domain-containing protein — translation MTATRETLRSWFYRPWFLAMLAAVLSSVLLLALSLFVAVHQIEQNESLEMNAQGERFLARLEQLFGQLREGLDDLEAQPLRTCDKDMIATLQQVTFNYRFVYEAVYMDASKICSNRPRQEGTSLARPPDIKDPTYSYWLNTTTEPDENRAALMLGRGNFRVATSRGHLTDMVDLSPGSSLLVILDHGTRAIPVLGSAQTWPPTKPWPPKGSDVLQVTPTRLIYLMPTKSPEYQLVLITPRTGVSVPGAWWWLVPASLALGVVAGFMVFLLVRQRQSLDAELAGAIRRGELQVLYQPIFDLDSRNCVGAEALLRWRRPDGTLTSPDLFIPMAENTGQIRQMTDFVLQRLLEQLGHLLRANPQLYISVNLAACDVMVPRIGQVMARLLILHRVAAKQIAFEVTERGLIDVVVARENLQALRDVGHQVLIDDFGTGYCSLAYLQTLPVDCLKIDKAFIDALGHDAASSGVAPHIIHMAQALQLKVIAEGIEHEAQAAFLSSEGVKYGQGWLFAHALSAVQFIELITRGRRLAGRRLDDEA, via the coding sequence ATGACCGCTACTCGAGAGACGCTTCGTAGCTGGTTCTATCGCCCATGGTTTTTGGCGATGCTGGCTGCTGTCCTGAGCAGCGTATTGCTATTGGCACTGAGCCTGTTCGTGGCGGTGCATCAGATCGAGCAGAACGAAAGTCTGGAAATGAACGCGCAGGGTGAGCGATTTCTTGCGCGCCTGGAGCAGTTGTTCGGGCAGCTGCGCGAAGGCCTCGATGATCTGGAGGCCCAACCGCTGCGAACCTGCGACAAAGACATGATCGCCACTTTGCAGCAGGTCACCTTCAATTACCGCTTCGTTTACGAGGCCGTGTACATGGATGCCTCGAAGATCTGCTCTAACCGTCCGCGCCAGGAAGGAACGTCACTGGCACGCCCCCCGGACATCAAAGACCCCACTTACAGTTACTGGCTGAACACCACCACCGAACCTGATGAAAACCGGGCCGCGCTCATGCTCGGGCGTGGCAATTTCCGTGTCGCGACCTCTCGCGGACATTTGACCGACATGGTCGACCTGTCGCCGGGCAGCAGTCTTTTGGTGATACTCGACCACGGCACCCGCGCGATTCCGGTGCTGGGCTCCGCGCAAACCTGGCCGCCGACCAAGCCTTGGCCACCGAAAGGCAGCGATGTCTTGCAAGTCACCCCGACTCGCTTGATTTACCTCATGCCGACCAAAAGCCCTGAATACCAATTGGTGCTGATCACCCCGCGCACCGGCGTGAGTGTGCCCGGCGCCTGGTGGTGGCTGGTGCCGGCGAGCCTGGCGCTGGGAGTCGTCGCGGGCTTCATGGTGTTTCTGCTGGTGCGTCAGCGACAGTCACTGGACGCCGAATTGGCTGGCGCGATACGGCGAGGTGAGTTGCAGGTGTTGTACCAGCCCATCTTCGACCTCGACAGCCGCAACTGTGTCGGGGCTGAAGCCTTGCTACGCTGGCGCCGGCCTGACGGCACCCTGACCAGCCCCGATCTGTTTATTCCCATGGCAGAGAACACCGGCCAGATCCGCCAGATGACCGACTTCGTCCTGCAACGCCTGCTGGAGCAGCTTGGGCATTTGTTGCGGGCCAATCCGCAGCTGTACATCTCGGTCAACCTGGCGGCCTGCGACGTCATGGTGCCGCGTATCGGCCAGGTGATGGCGCGACTGTTGATCCTGCACCGGGTCGCGGCCAAACAGATTGCCTTTGAAGTGACCGAGCGCGGCCTGATCGATGTGGTGGTGGCCCGGGAAAACCTGCAAGCCTTGCGCGACGTCGGGCATCAGGTGTTGATCGATGACTTTGGCACTGGCTATTGCAGCCTCGCCTATCTGCAAACCCTGCCAGTGGATTGCCTGAAAATCGACAAGGCGTTTATCGATGCGTTGGGGCATGACGCCGCCAGCAGCGGCGTGGCGCCGCACATCATTCACATGGCCCAGGCGCTGCAACTCAAAGTGATTGCCGAGGGCATTGAACATGAAGCGCAAGCAGCGTTTCTGAGCAGTGAAGGAGTGAAATACGGTCAGGGCTGGTTATTCGCCCATGCGTTGAGCGCCGTTCAGTTCATCGAACTGATTACCCGTGGCCGGCGACTCGCCGGCCGACGCCTGGATGACGAAGCGTAA
- a CDS encoding N-acetylmuramoyl-L-alanine amidase codes for MKYLALIVSLLLAGCASGPRFDTSHPSSNHDSRIQFVVVHYTSASLERSLQLLTHGEVSSHYLIGDDKNATIYKLMDENLRAWHAGESEWQGRTWLNSSSIGIEIVNPGFKETPTGGRYWYPYSEAQIQSLIVLLKDISQRYAIPPRSIIGHSDIAPLRKLDPGPVFPWKRLAAEGLGIWPNEQAVARQQAQFNAELPSVSWFQGQLARLGYATPQTGELDVATRHVIAAFQMHFRPSRFDGMPDAQTAALLQVLNQTK; via the coding sequence ATGAAATATCTTGCTCTCATCGTGTCGCTTCTATTGGCCGGCTGTGCCAGTGGCCCCCGGTTCGACACCAGCCATCCTTCATCCAATCACGACAGTCGCATTCAGTTCGTGGTGGTTCATTACACCTCCGCATCGCTGGAACGCTCGCTGCAACTGCTGACCCACGGCGAAGTCAGCAGCCACTACCTGATCGGCGACGATAAAAACGCCACCATCTATAAGCTTATGGATGAAAACCTGCGGGCATGGCACGCCGGAGAAAGTGAATGGCAAGGTCGGACCTGGCTGAACTCCAGCTCCATTGGCATCGAAATCGTCAATCCAGGATTCAAGGAAACCCCGACCGGTGGGCGTTACTGGTACCCCTACAGCGAAGCTCAGATCCAGTCGTTAATCGTGTTGCTCAAAGACATCAGCCAGCGCTACGCCATCCCCCCCCGCAGCATCATCGGCCATAGCGACATCGCACCGCTGCGCAAGCTGGATCCGGGGCCGGTTTTTCCCTGGAAACGGTTGGCAGCCGAAGGCTTGGGTATCTGGCCGAACGAACAGGCCGTGGCGCGTCAACAAGCGCAGTTCAACGCTGAACTGCCGAGCGTCAGCTGGTTTCAGGGACAGTTGGCCCGCCTGGGTTATGCCACGCCGCAAACCGGTGAGCTGGACGTTGCGACCCGCCACGTGATTGCAGCCTTTCAGATGCATTTCCGGCCATCCCGCTTCGACGGCATGCCGGACGCGCAAACGGCCGCACTTCTTCAGGTCTTGAACCAGACAAAATAA
- a CDS encoding GGDEF domain-containing protein, which yields MSDETQRWKEKYLKSIEQQEKLERRWDARLDLLRRGLVRSTLAAEGTDRAVDQCMKEMREVIRTNDMDAGLAALLPRLEKAVLDSEQRRETRVNQTSAALTALVAQLQTLPLPREVSRPLKNFAKTLDGRVSQAREIPLLLSELSGLQGKALSQLENPAEPGRPGLLQRLFGNRETEDAIQQVAPPEVQAPTPLPVDEVAAAPPELPRVIVEPVPVADEPRVTPPADLPAEPDPEAIEAPAATTPIAEVVAFVPPVHEPQRAPAPVQPESEQPEQSAPVALPAAMSTVAETQLATNPDELTPTVSLDSLPLPSVMAQASATVDPEQSEHDIHYALPDSPEPSYSSVAKHIEDTLLGLLDDLSLPERHRPQAEAMRDRLQNGLNWYELLPILDDLATLMLAINDSGQHEFEAYLQQLNERLESFQSNLQAASDGHADNRSAAREMDTQIREQVDGLQSSMQEAADLEDLKHVLENHLEGLLGTMDQHQKQRDEREQEVAARLKSLAERVAHMEQEAQGYREHLEEQRQKALIDPLTGLPNRAAWSERLDHEISQWQQHGNTLLLAMLDLDHFKRINDNYGHLAGDKVLKIFASVLRKRLRGTDFIARFGGEEFVLLMPGTVQATGAKLLENLRASIEACPFHFKGEPVTITVSMGMTAFKPGEHSDMVLKRADQALYRAKHAGRNRVELG from the coding sequence ATGAGCGACGAAACACAGCGCTGGAAAGAGAAATACCTCAAAAGCATCGAACAACAGGAAAAGCTCGAACGTCGCTGGGACGCCCGGCTCGACCTGCTGCGGCGCGGACTGGTGCGCAGCACGCTGGCGGCCGAGGGCACCGACCGCGCGGTTGACCAGTGCATGAAAGAAATGCGCGAAGTCATCCGCACCAATGACATGGACGCCGGCCTGGCGGCACTGCTTCCGCGACTGGAAAAAGCGGTACTCGACTCCGAACAGCGCCGCGAGACCCGAGTCAATCAGACCAGCGCCGCACTGACTGCGCTGGTGGCGCAACTGCAGACATTGCCGCTGCCCCGTGAAGTGAGCCGCCCACTCAAGAACTTCGCCAAAACGCTGGACGGACGCGTCAGCCAGGCGCGTGAGATCCCGTTGCTGCTCAGCGAGCTGAGCGGCCTGCAAGGAAAAGCCTTGAGTCAGCTGGAGAACCCGGCGGAACCCGGTCGGCCAGGTTTGTTGCAGCGTTTGTTTGGCAATCGTGAAACGGAAGATGCGATACAGCAGGTGGCTCCCCCGGAGGTGCAAGCGCCCACTCCGCTGCCTGTCGATGAGGTTGCTGCGGCACCTCCCGAACTGCCGCGAGTGATCGTCGAGCCCGTGCCAGTTGCCGACGAACCACGCGTGACGCCGCCCGCCGATCTTCCTGCCGAGCCTGATCCAGAGGCGATCGAAGCACCCGCAGCGACGACGCCAATCGCTGAAGTCGTGGCATTTGTCCCACCAGTCCATGAGCCTCAGCGAGCGCCTGCTCCTGTCCAGCCGGAGAGTGAACAACCAGAGCAATCGGCACCAGTCGCCTTACCAGCCGCCATGTCTACGGTTGCCGAGACTCAACTGGCGACCAATCCAGACGAGTTGACCCCGACGGTATCTCTCGACAGCCTGCCCCTGCCCTCGGTCATGGCCCAGGCATCCGCCACCGTCGATCCGGAACAATCTGAACACGATATTCACTACGCCCTGCCGGACTCGCCAGAACCGTCCTACAGCTCTGTTGCCAAGCACATCGAAGACACGCTCCTGGGTCTGCTGGACGACCTGTCACTGCCCGAGCGCCATCGGCCACAAGCCGAAGCGATGCGCGATCGCCTGCAGAACGGTTTGAACTGGTACGAACTGCTGCCGATCCTCGACGATCTGGCCACTTTGATGCTGGCGATTAACGACAGCGGCCAGCATGAATTCGAAGCCTATCTGCAGCAACTCAACGAGCGCCTCGAGTCATTCCAGAGCAACCTGCAAGCCGCCAGCGATGGCCACGCGGACAACCGCTCAGCCGCGCGCGAAATGGACACGCAGATCCGCGAGCAGGTCGACGGCCTGCAGAGCAGCATGCAAGAGGCGGCGGACCTCGAAGATCTCAAGCACGTCCTGGAGAACCACCTCGAAGGCCTGCTCGGGACCATGGATCAGCACCAGAAGCAACGTGACGAGCGCGAGCAGGAAGTGGCCGCCCGCCTTAAAAGCCTGGCCGAACGTGTGGCACACATGGAGCAGGAAGCCCAGGGCTACCGCGAGCATCTTGAAGAGCAGCGCCAGAAAGCCTTGATCGACCCGCTGACCGGACTGCCCAACCGTGCGGCCTGGAGCGAGCGGCTCGATCACGAAATCAGCCAGTGGCAGCAACACGGCAACACCCTGTTGCTGGCCATGCTCGACCTCGATCATTTCAAACGCATCAATGACAACTATGGGCACCTGGCGGGCGACAAGGTGCTGAAAATCTTCGCCAGCGTATTGCGCAAACGCCTGCGCGGGACCGATTTCATCGCGCGGTTTGGCGGTGAAGAGTTTGTGCTGTTGATGCCAGGCACAGTGCAAGCGACGGGGGCAAAACTGCTGGAAAACCTGCGCGCATCCATCGAAGCCTGCCCGTTCCACTTCAAAGGGGAGCCGGTGACCATTACCGTTTCGATGGGAATGACTGCATTCAAACCCGGAGAACACAGCGATATGGTGCTGAAAAGAGCCGATCAGGCGCTATACCGTGCCAAACATGCAGGGCGTAATCGGGTGGAATTGGGCTGA
- a CDS encoding endonuclease/exonuclease/phosphatase family protein: MRRWGTERIVGLHDPQVNEHHLESTGLPADSRLRLLSFNIQVGISTERYRHYVTRGWQHLLPHSGRADNLQKIGNLLGDFDLVALQEADGGSLRSGYVNQVEHLAQLGAFPYWYQQLNRNLGRLGQHSNGVLSRLRPWAIEDHPLPGPKGRGAILVRFGEGPEALVVVMMHLALGARARSMQLAYIRELIGGYKHQVLMGDMNTHASDLLQNSPLRDLGLLAPQLEATFPSWRPQRCLDHILLSPTLTLEKVEVLAQPISDHLPVAVEIRLPGSLTADAFPALSPAPRGTHE, from the coding sequence ATGCGCCGCTGGGGTACTGAACGCATCGTTGGCCTGCATGATCCGCAGGTCAACGAACATCACCTGGAATCGACGGGCCTGCCCGCAGACAGCCGTCTGCGCTTGCTCAGTTTCAATATCCAGGTCGGCATCAGTACCGAGCGGTATCGGCACTACGTGACCCGGGGCTGGCAACACCTGTTGCCTCACAGCGGGCGTGCTGACAATCTGCAAAAGATCGGCAATCTGTTGGGCGACTTCGATCTGGTCGCCCTGCAGGAAGCCGATGGCGGCAGCCTGAGATCCGGCTACGTCAATCAAGTGGAACACCTGGCGCAACTCGGCGCCTTCCCCTACTGGTATCAACAACTCAATCGCAACCTCGGTCGGCTCGGCCAGCACAGCAATGGCGTGCTCAGCCGCCTGCGCCCGTGGGCGATTGAAGATCATCCGCTGCCGGGGCCCAAGGGTCGCGGTGCGATCCTGGTGCGTTTTGGTGAAGGTCCGGAAGCGCTGGTGGTGGTCATGATGCACCTGGCGCTGGGCGCCCGCGCCCGAAGCATGCAACTGGCTTACATCCGCGAGCTGATCGGCGGTTATAAACATCAGGTGCTGATGGGCGACATGAACACCCACGCCAGTGACCTGCTGCAAAATTCTCCGTTGCGCGACCTCGGCCTGCTGGCGCCGCAACTGGAAGCGACCTTCCCCAGCTGGCGCCCGCAGCGCTGCCTGGACCATATTCTGCTGAGCCCGACCCTGACGCTGGAAAAGGTCGAAGTGCTGGCACAACCCATTTCCGATCACTTGCCGGTCGCGGTAGAGATTCGTCTGCCGGGCTCGCTCACGGCCGATGCATTCCCCGCGTTGAGTCCAGCCCCTCGCGGAACCCATGAATGA
- the dsbA gene encoding thiol:disulfide interchange protein DsbA, which produces MRNLIISAALVAASLFGMTAQAAEAPAAPYVELSNPVPVAVPGKIEVVELFWYGCPHCYAFEPVINPWVEKLPSDVNFVRIPAMFGGPWDAHGQMFLTLEAMGVESKVHAAVFNAIQKEHKKLTDKNEMADFLATQGVDKDKFLATFDSFAVKGQIVKAKELAKKYEISGVPTMIVNGKYRFDVGSAGGAEQALQLADKLVDKERAANKAAAN; this is translated from the coding sequence ATGCGTAATCTGATCATCAGCGCCGCACTCGTCGCTGCCAGCCTGTTCGGCATGACTGCCCAAGCCGCCGAAGCACCCGCCGCCCCTTATGTCGAACTGAGTAATCCGGTTCCGGTTGCGGTGCCTGGCAAGATCGAAGTGGTGGAGCTGTTCTGGTACGGCTGCCCGCATTGCTACGCTTTCGAGCCGGTGATCAATCCTTGGGTCGAGAAGCTGCCGTCCGACGTGAATTTCGTCCGTATTCCAGCCATGTTCGGCGGCCCATGGGACGCACACGGCCAGATGTTCCTGACCCTGGAAGCCATGGGCGTCGAGAGCAAGGTTCACGCTGCGGTGTTCAACGCGATTCAGAAAGAACACAAAAAGCTGACCGATAAAAACGAAATGGCCGACTTCCTGGCGACTCAAGGCGTAGACAAGGACAAGTTCCTGGCGACCTTTGATTCCTTCGCCGTTAAAGGCCAGATTGTCAAAGCCAAAGAACTGGCCAAGAAATATGAAATCTCCGGCGTTCCAACCATGATCGTCAACGGCAAGTATCGCTTTGACGTGGGCTCTGCCGGCGGTGCCGAGCAAGCCCTGCAACTGGCCGACAAACTGGTCGACAAAGAGCGAGCGGCTAACAAGGCTGCTGCCAACTAA
- a CDS encoding c-type cytochrome, with the protein MNKLIVSLLLTVGISGIAHAAGDATAGQAKAAVCGACHGPDGNSMAPNFPKLAGQGERYLNKQLHDIKSGKRTVLEMTGLLTNLSDQDLADIAAYFASQKGSVGAADPKVVARGEALFRGGDLAKGLPACTGCHSPNGAGNAAAGFPHLGGQHAQYIAKQLTDFRKEEGGRSNDGDTKTMQTIAKRLSDEDIAAVSSYIQGLH; encoded by the coding sequence ATGAACAAATTGATCGTGAGTCTGCTGTTGACCGTGGGGATCTCCGGCATAGCCCATGCTGCAGGTGATGCAACTGCTGGTCAGGCGAAAGCCGCAGTATGTGGCGCCTGTCATGGCCCGGATGGCAACAGCATGGCGCCTAACTTTCCGAAACTGGCAGGTCAGGGCGAGCGTTATCTGAACAAGCAGCTGCACGACATCAAGTCCGGCAAACGCACGGTACTCGAAATGACCGGCCTGCTGACCAACCTGAGTGATCAGGACCTGGCCGATATCGCCGCCTACTTCGCCAGCCAGAAAGGCAGCGTTGGCGCCGCCGACCCTAAAGTCGTGGCTCGCGGTGAAGCACTGTTCCGTGGCGGCGACCTTGCCAAGGGCCTGCCAGCCTGTACTGGCTGCCACTCGCCAAACGGCGCAGGCAACGCGGCCGCCGGCTTCCCTCACCTGGGTGGCCAGCACGCTCAATACATTGCCAAGCAGCTGACCGATTTCCGCAAGGAAGAAGGCGGTCGCAGCAACGACGGCGACACCAAAACCATGCAGACCATTGCCAAACGCCTGAGCGACGAAGATATCGCAGCGGTGTCCAGCTACATTCAGGGCCTGCACTAA
- a CDS encoding c-type cytochrome: MTKWLLAAGVLMPLYSAQATQDPEAVYNRVCGACHSGQLPMAPKKGDQEAWTPRLAKGMETLVQHVTQGFKAMPPRGLCMDCSAEDYQAIIQWMSE; encoded by the coding sequence ATGACGAAATGGCTGCTAGCTGCCGGTGTCTTGATGCCGCTTTACAGCGCTCAGGCTACACAGGATCCGGAAGCTGTGTACAACCGTGTTTGTGGTGCCTGTCATTCCGGCCAACTACCCATGGCGCCCAAAAAGGGCGATCAGGAAGCTTGGACGCCGAGGTTGGCGAAAGGTATGGAGACGCTGGTGCAACACGTGACCCAGGGTTTCAAGGCGATGCCGCCGCGTGGTTTGTGCATGGACTGCAGTGCCGAGGATTACCAAGCCATCATCCAGTGGATGAGCGAGTGA
- the yihA gene encoding ribosome biogenesis GTP-binding protein YihA/YsxC, whose amino-acid sequence MQLKNPILGLCQQSTFMLSAAKVDQCPDDEGFEVAFAGRSNAGKSSALNTLTHASLARTSKTPGRTQLLNFFKLDDDRRLVDLPGYGYAKVPIPLKLHWQRHLEAYLGGRESLKGLILMMDIRHPMTDFDLLMLDWAVASGMPMHILLTKADKLTYGAAKNVLLKVQSDIRKGWGDAISIQLFSAPKRMGLEDAYTVLAGWMELADKGSELAE is encoded by the coding sequence ATGCAACTCAAGAACCCCATCCTCGGCCTGTGCCAACAGTCCACCTTCATGCTCAGCGCTGCCAAAGTCGATCAATGTCCCGACGACGAAGGCTTTGAAGTGGCCTTCGCCGGGCGTTCCAACGCCGGTAAATCCAGCGCGTTGAACACCCTGACGCATGCCAGCCTGGCGCGGACCTCGAAAACCCCGGGTCGCACGCAACTCTTGAACTTCTTCAAGCTAGACGATGATCGTCGTCTGGTCGACCTGCCGGGCTACGGTTATGCGAAAGTGCCGATCCCGTTGAAGCTGCACTGGCAGCGTCACCTGGAAGCTTATCTGGGTGGTCGCGAGAGTTTGAAAGGCCTGATTCTGATGATGGACATCCGTCATCCAATGACCGACTTCGACCTGTTGATGCTCGACTGGGCCGTCGCCAGCGGCATGCCGATGCACATTCTGCTGACCAAAGCGGACAAGCTGACTTACGGCGCGGCGAAAAACGTGCTGCTCAAGGTTCAGTCGGATATTCGAAAAGGCTGGGGCGATGCGATCAGCATTCAGCTGTTTTCGGCACCGAAACGCATGGGCCTGGAAGACGCCTACACTGTATTGGCGGGCTGGATGGAACTGGCTGACAAAGGCTCCGAGCTTGCGGAATAA
- the polA gene encoding DNA polymerase I, whose product MSQAPLVLVDGSSYLYRAFHALPPLTTSKGLPTGAVKGVLNMLKSLRKQYPDSPFAVVFDAKGGTFRDDMYAEYKANRPSMPDDMRVQIEPLHQSVIALGFPLLCVEGVEADDVIGTLARSSAAADRPVIISTGDKDMAQLVDGHITLVNTMTGSSMDVEGVKEKFGVAPEQIIDYLALMGDSSDNIPGVPGIGPKTASGLLVGVNGGLTELYAQLDIVPTLPIRGAKTLPAKLEEHKEMAFLSYQLATIKIDVPLDIGLDDLQMGKPDHDKLAELYTLLEFKSWFEDNQRDAKRSGQEVTASVAEEVSVETELKYTTILTQADFDLWLKKLNDATLIAFDTETTGIDAQQAQLVGLSFAVQANEAAYIPLTHSYMGVPDQLDRDTVLRALKPILEDPNKLKVGQHAKFDMNILANCAIGGDQSCGITVQGIAFDTMLESYVLDSTATRHDMDSLALKYLNHTTTGFQDIAGKGAKQLTFDQISLELAGPYAAEDADVTLRLHQTLQEKLNAIPSLSKVLSDIEMPLVPVLARIERQGALVDANLLGIQSVELGEKMVALEREAFAIAGEEFNLGSPKQLGVILYEKLGLPILSKTAKGQASTAEAVLAELAEQDYPLPKVLMQYRSMSKLKSTYTDRLPEQINPRTGRIHTSYHQAVAATGRLSSSDPNLQNIPIRTAEGRRIRQAFVAPKGYKLLAADYSQIELRIMAHLAKDEGLLHAFRNDLDVHKATAAEVFGVELAQVTTDQRRSAKAINFGLIYGMSAFGLAKQIGVDRKQSQAYIDRYFARYPGVLEYMERTRAQAAEQGFVETIFGRRLYLPEINAKNPALRKGAERTAINAPMQGTAADIIKKAMVAVDNWLTSSGLDAKVILQVHDELVLEVREDLVDQVREEIRLHMSEAAKLDVPLLVEVGVGNNWDEAH is encoded by the coding sequence ATGAGCCAAGCCCCCCTCGTCCTGGTGGACGGTTCTTCTTACCTGTACCGCGCCTTTCACGCCCTGCCACCGCTGACCACTTCCAAAGGTTTGCCGACCGGAGCGGTCAAAGGCGTGTTGAACATGCTCAAGAGTCTGCGCAAGCAGTACCCGGACAGTCCGTTCGCCGTGGTGTTTGACGCCAAGGGTGGGACGTTTCGCGATGACATGTACGCCGAATACAAGGCCAACCGTCCGAGCATGCCCGATGACATGCGCGTGCAGATCGAGCCGCTGCACCAGAGCGTGATCGCTCTGGGCTTCCCGCTGCTGTGCGTCGAAGGCGTCGAGGCCGATGACGTGATCGGCACCCTGGCCCGCAGCAGTGCGGCGGCCGACCGCCCGGTGATCATCTCCACCGGCGACAAGGACATGGCGCAGCTGGTCGACGGCCACATTACCTTGGTCAACACAATGACCGGTAGCAGCATGGACGTGGAGGGCGTGAAGGAGAAATTCGGCGTCGCTCCCGAGCAGATCATCGATTATCTGGCGTTGATGGGCGATTCTTCCGACAACATCCCGGGCGTTCCGGGCATCGGTCCCAAGACCGCTTCCGGTCTGTTGGTCGGCGTAAACGGCGGCCTGACCGAGCTCTATGCGCAGCTCGACATCGTTCCGACCCTGCCGATTCGCGGCGCAAAAACCCTGCCGGCCAAACTCGAAGAGCACAAGGAGATGGCTTTCCTCTCCTACCAACTGGCGACGATCAAGATCGACGTGCCGCTGGATATCGGCCTCGACGACCTGCAAATGGGCAAGCCGGATCACGACAAACTGGCCGAGCTCTACACGCTGCTGGAATTCAAGAGCTGGTTCGAAGACAACCAGCGCGACGCCAAGCGTTCCGGCCAGGAAGTCACCGCGTCGGTGGCTGAAGAAGTCTCCGTCGAGACTGAACTCAAGTACACGACGATCCTCACTCAGGCCGATTTCGACCTGTGGCTGAAGAAGCTCAACGACGCCACGCTGATCGCCTTTGATACCGAAACCACCGGCATCGATGCGCAGCAGGCGCAACTGGTCGGCCTGTCGTTCGCTGTACAGGCCAACGAAGCGGCCTACATCCCGCTGACCCATTCCTACATGGGCGTGCCGGATCAGCTCGATCGCGACACCGTGCTGCGCGCACTGAAACCGATCCTGGAAGACCCGAACAAACTCAAGGTCGGCCAGCACGCCAAGTTTGACATGAACATCCTGGCCAACTGCGCCATCGGTGGCGACCAGAGCTGCGGCATCACCGTACAAGGCATCGCCTTCGACACCATGCTCGAATCCTATGTGCTGGATTCCACCGCGACCCGCCACGACATGGACAGCCTGGCGCTGAAGTACCTGAATCACACCACCACAGGTTTTCAGGACATTGCCGGCAAGGGTGCCAAGCAACTGACCTTCGACCAGATTTCCCTGGAGCTGGCCGGGCCTTACGCCGCCGAAGACGCCGACGTGACCCTGCGCCTGCATCAAACCTTGCAGGAAAAGCTCAACGCGATTCCGAGCCTGAGCAAAGTCCTGAGCGACATCGAAATGCCGCTGGTGCCGGTACTCGCACGGATCGAGCGTCAGGGCGCACTGGTCGATGCCAACCTGCTGGGCATCCAGAGCGTTGAGTTGGGCGAGAAAATGGTCGCCCTGGAGCGTGAGGCATTTGCCATCGCTGGCGAGGAATTCAACCTCGGCTCGCCGAAGCAATTGGGCGTGATCCTGTACGAAAAACTCGGCCTGCCGATCCTTAGCAAAACCGCCAAGGGCCAGGCCTCGACCGCCGAAGCTGTATTGGCTGAACTGGCCGAGCAGGATTACCCGCTACCCAAAGTGCTGATGCAGTACCGCTCGATGAGCAAACTGAAAAGCACCTACACCGATCGCCTGCCGGAGCAGATCAACCCGCGCACCGGACGGATTCACACCTCTTACCATCAGGCGGTCGCGGCGACCGGGCGTTTGTCGTCCAGTGATCCGAACCTGCAGAACATCCCGATCCGCACCGCTGAAGGTCGTCGGATTCGTCAGGCGTTCGTTGCGCCAAAAGGCTACAAGCTGCTGGCTGCGGACTACTCGCAAATCGAGTTGCGCATCATGGCTCACCTGGCCAAGGACGAAGGTTTGCTTCACGCCTTCCGCAATGACCTGGACGTGCACAAAGCCACCGCCGCCGAGGTTTTCGGTGTTGAGTTGGCGCAGGTCACCACTGATCAGCGTCGTAGCGCCAAGGCGATCAACTTCGGTTTGATCTATGGCATGAGCGCGTTTGGCCTGGCCAAGCAGATCGGCGTCGATCGCAAACAGTCCCAGGCGTACATCGATCGCTATTTCGCCCGCTATCCAGGCGTCCTGGAATACATGGAGCGCACCCGCGCCCAGGCGGCCGAGCAAGGTTTCGTCGAGACCATCTTCGGTCGTCGCCTGTACCTGCCGGAAATCAACGCGAAAAACCCGGCCCTGCGTAAAGGTGCCGAACGCACGGCGATCAATGCCCCGATGCAAGGCACGGCGGCGGACATCATCAAGAAAGCCATGGTGGCTGTGGATAACTGGCTGACCTCATCGGGTCTCGACGCCAAAGTCATCCTGCAGGTGCACGATGAATTAGTGCTTGAGGTGCGTGAAGATCTCGTCGATCAGGTTCGTGAGGAAATTCGCCTGCACATGAGCGAAGCCGCGAAGCTTGATGTGCCGCTTCTGGTCGAGGTTGGCGTAGGAAATAACTGGGACGAGGCTCACTGA
- a CDS encoding DUF2782 domain-containing protein, with the protein MRTLNRLLLAGLFATVPLAVMAADDAPTPEPEVTIRTEGDKVIQEYRQNGFLYAIKVTPKNAPPYFLVRADGTDANFIRSDQPDMLIPSWKIFEWK; encoded by the coding sequence ATGCGCACACTAAATCGCTTGCTGCTGGCTGGCTTGTTTGCAACCGTTCCACTGGCCGTCATGGCGGCGGACGATGCGCCGACTCCAGAGCCTGAAGTCACGATCCGCACGGAAGGGGACAAGGTCATTCAGGAATACCGCCAAAACGGTTTCCTGTATGCGATCAAGGTTACGCCGAAGAATGCGCCGCCGTATTTCCTGGTGCGCGCGGACGGGACGGATGCGAACTTCATCCGCTCGGATCAGCCGGATATGCTGATTCCGTCGTGGAAGATTTTTGAATGGAAGTAG